The genomic interval GGCGGATTCAACTTGCAAGTGCAACACCCTCAAAGTTGAATGAAAAGGCAAGGTGGTATAGCCCTTTAGCCTCTCCATCCAACCAAAGATTGAGGGGCGTATGGGCTATGCACACCTTGCCAGGGAAGAACGGTACTACATCTGCCAGGCAGTGAAAAGTGGAACGTCACTGAGGGCCATAGCCAAAGCGATAGGCCGTAGCGTCTCAACTGTAAGCCGCGAACTTGCGCGAAATACCGGGGCGCGTGGCTACCGCTACAGGCAGGCACACAAGCGCAGTCAGAAAAGGCAGACCAGTAAAGGGAAGAAGCGCATTGGCCTTGAGGTATGGACGTATGTTGAACAGTGTCTGCACCAGGACTTCAGTCCGGAGCAAATCTCTGGAGTTCTCAAACGCAAAGGTTTTGCCCTCAGTCATGAATGGATTTACCAGTACATTCTGGCGGACAAAAAACGAGGAGGAACGCTGCACAGCCATTTGCGCTGCCAGCGCAAACGCAAACGACGATATGGCAAACCCGACAGACGAGGTCAAATCAAGGGGCGTATCAGCATAGACATACGCCCGTCCATTGTTGCCGAGCGCTCACGCCTTGGTGATTGGGAGGCTGATACCGTTGAAGGCAGTAAAGGAGGCCCCGTTTTGGTGACACTTGCAGAGCGTAAAAGTCGTCTTTTCCTGTTTGGCAAGGCTCCCAACAAAAGCGCCAGCGAAGTAAGGCGGGTCATTGAAGGACTCTTGACACCCATTAAGGACTTTGTTCAGACTATTACCTATGATAACGGCAAGGAGTTCAGCTACCATGCCGATGTGTCAGCTA from Desulfovibrio sp. carries:
- a CDS encoding IS30 family transposase, encoding MGYAHLAREERYYICQAVKSGTSLRAIAKAIGRSVSTVSRELARNTGARGYRYRQAHKRSQKRQTSKGKKRIGLEVWTYVEQCLHQDFSPEQISGVLKRKGFALSHEWIYQYILADKKRGGTLHSHLRCQRKRKRRYGKPDRRGQIKGRISIDIRPSIVAERSRLGDWEADTVEGSKGGPVLVTLAERKSRLFLFGKAPNKSASEVRRVIEGLLTPIKDFVQTITYDNGKEFSYHADVSATLEAQGFFAHPYHSWERGLNENSNGLLRQYFPKGVSLASVTQDEIIAAMCRLNWRPRKCLGFKTPYEIFLEDANTQGMGVAL